A single Nicotiana tabacum cultivar K326 chromosome 5, ASM71507v2, whole genome shotgun sequence DNA region contains:
- the LOC142180840 gene encoding putative mitochondrial protein AtMg00710 has protein sequence MFDEFYNENCITHNFSTPRTPQQNGVVERKNRTLEEIARTMLIDSGIAKNFKAEAINTAYYLVNRCMIRSLLNKTPYDLLNGRKPKLTHLRIFGCKCYVLNNSKAYKIYNKRTYCVEESVHVIFDESYLSCEKINKDDQDGEPLLVPGEVIDITNGKAYMMSQVKEPSEDNAISSASAREEPYHNYNY, from the exons CCCCAAGAACTCCACAGCAAAATGGAGTTGTGGAAAGAAAGAACAGAACCCTTGAGGAAATAGCAAGAACAATGCTGATTGATAGTGGGATTGCTAAGAACTTCAAGGCTGAAGCTATCAACACTGCCtactacttggtgaacaggtgcatgatcaggtctcTCTTGAACAAAACTCCCTATGATTTGCTGaatggaaggaagcccaagcTGACTCACTTAAGAATATTTGGGTGTAAAtgttatgttctcaacaat AGTAAAGCCTACAAGATATACAATAAGCGGACTTATTGTGTTGAGGAAAGTGTACACGTAATCTTTGACGAGTCCTATCTCTCTTGTGAGAAAATCAACAAGGATGATCAAGATGGAGAGCCCTTGCTAGTTCCAGGTGAAGTCATTGATATAACAAATGGAAAGGCATACATGATGAGTCAAGTGAAGGAGCCAAGTGAAGACAATGCAATATCTTCCGCATCAGCCAGAGAGGAACCCTACCATAATTACAACTACTAA